The DNA segment GCCTCCAGGCCCGGCTGATGAGCCAGGCCCTCCGCAAGATGACGGGCACCATCAACAAGACCCGCAGCTGCGTCGTCTTCATCAACCAGATCCGCATGAAGATCGGCGTGATGTTCGGCAACCCCGAGACCACCACCGGCGGCAACGCCCTGAAGTTCTACGCCTCCGTCCGCCTCGACGTCCGCAGCATCCAGAGCATCAAGGGCAACACCGGCGATCCCCTGGTCGCCGCCAAGGACGAGGATTCCTCCGTCATCGGCAAGAAGACCAAGGTCAAGGTGGTGAAGAACAAAGTCGCGCCGCCCCTCAAGATCGCCACCTTCGACATCATGTACGGCGAGGGCATCAGCCGCACCAGCGAGCTGGTGGAGCTGGGCACCCAGCTGGAGATCATCCAGAAGAGCGGTTCCTGGTACAGCTACAAGGACAGCCGCCTGGGCCAGGGCGCCGAGAACGTGAAGAAGCTGTTCAACGACAACCCCGAACTGGCGGACGAGGTCGAAGGCCTGATCCGCGAGCGCCTCGGGATGAAGCCGTCGGCCGTGGAGGCCTAGGAAGCATCAGCTGCGCGCCCTTGGAAGGGGTCGGCAGGCGGCGGCGGTCCCGGAAGACCGCCGCCGTTTTTTGTACGGCGCCAATCCTCAGCGCCCGCGCTTTGCCGAAGCCGTGCCTCCAGGGGCCCGAAGAGATCTCTGCCACGCCCCCTTGAGCCGAACCTCCGCCTCCGGATCCAGATCAGCCAGGCGAGCCCGGATCTCCGCGATCCGATTCCCTCGGCCCAACTCCACCAGCAGCATCCCGAACTCCAGCCAGAGGTCCGCAGCCAGGGGGCGGTAGCGGAGGGCGGTCTCATAGGTGGCGACCGCGGTTTCCCGCTGACCCTGCAACCGCTGGCAGGTCGCGAGGCGCCCCCAGGCCTCGCCTTCATCCGGGCGGAGCGCGAGCCCCTCCTTCAGGGCGATCGCGGCCTCGGAGAAACGCCGGGCATTCAGGCGGGTGCCCCCGAGGTTGAACCACGCGAGGGCGTAGCGGGGCGCCAGAGCAAGTGCTTCACCGTAGGCCCGCTCCGCTTCGTCCGTCCGGTCCAGAAGGTCGAGGGCCCCACCCAGGTTGTTCCAGGCTCTGGCTTCGGAATGCAGCGCCAGCGAGCGCCGGTAGGCCGCCACCGCCTCCTTCAGTATCGAAACAGTGGAGCTCGCACCCTTCTCTCCATCTCCCCTCACCGCTTGGTCGAGGGCGAGGCCCAGGGCGAGCCACGCCTGCGCATCGTCGGGCCGGTCACTCACCCACTGGCGGGCAGCGGCCTCCCAGAGCGGCGTGTTCCTGGGGTCCGTGGCCAGTCGCTCCATCAGATCCACCGCCAAGGCAGGGCCCGGCTCCAGGCGAGCCCCCTCTCCCGTCGTCTGGAGGGCGTCGATGGAGGTCCAGGGCACCGAGAAATTGAGGCGCGGGCTGGTGGTGAACGTGAGCGTGGTCAAGCCCAGCAGACGTCCCTCCAGATCGAAGAGTCCGCCTCCGCTGCTTCCGGGATGAGTGGGCGCGTCGCTCTGAAGCAGCAGGCTCTTCCCGTAATGCCAGATGCCCCGCAGATGCCCTGCCGTCACAGTGGCTCGGCCGCCGGGATAGCCCACCGCCACAACCGCTTGACCCGGCTCTTCAGGATCGGGAGCGGAAACGGCGGGAGGCGCCGTGAGCCCCGGGACCGCCAGTAAACAGAGGTCGAGGGACGGGTCGAGACGGACCGGAGTCGCCGGCCAGGCCCCGCCATTGTGGTGAACGGTGATGCCCCCGCCCCCGACCACCACATGCGCGTTCGTCGCCACCAGCTCGGGTGCCACCACCACACCGCTGCCCTGGTGGACCCGGGCACCTCCCAGCCGACTGTGCACCAGGACCACGCTCGCTTGGCACGCTGCCTGGGAAGTGACGGCCTGGATGGCCGGCGGCTCCTGAACGGCGGGAAGCGGCCCAGGCAGGATCATTCCCCGTCCTGAACTCCCAGTCCCGCGCCGCGCAGGTGGCGGGGGAGGGACGTGGCCGCGAAGGGGCCGCCGGAGGGAGCCCCCGCGGCAGGCGCCTTGGCGGCGGGTCGCCCGGATCCACTTTGCAGATTCCGCATCTGGTCGGCGGTGGCGAAGGTCTCCAGCCGGGCCACCTGCTCGGCGGTGGGGAAGCCCTCGTAGCGCACCCGCCGCGGACCCCAGATGTCCACCGCTGCGCCGCGCAGCTCGTGAATGCGCGGGAGGGTCTGGCGGAGAAAGATCCCCAGGGGCTGGCCGCTCCCGTCCACGAACCCGATGAGGTCCGTCTCCGGCAGCAGCGCGGGGGCGCCCGCGGCCCATAGCGCGAGGGTCATCGGCTTCCCCTGCCCGGTCTTGACCAGGCTGACGGGCGCGGGACGGCCCAGGGCCGGGTCCAGATCCTGCTCCTGGTTCCGCAGGGCCTCCAGGAAATCCATGTGCTTGAGTTCCTTCTGGGGCGCCGCCATGGGATGCGGATCCTGGAGCCGCGCGGTCATCAGCTTGTCGCCGATCCGCTCCAGCACCGCCACCTGGAGGGGAGGCGCGCCGGCCTGCATCACGCGGCCCACTTCGTCCATCAGCTTGGGCAGCAGGATCTGGGGCGCCGCGAGCAGCGCGTCCGCCGCGGGAACGGCGAAAAAGGGATGCTGATCCTTGAAGATGCCGTGCCACACCTCGGGCAGCAGCAGCCGCGCGGCGTCGGCGCCGTCCCGCCAGGGACTGCGGTAGATGCCCGAGGGCAGGCGTTCGAAGGTCCCGGCGCTGCGCTGGCGGAGGCGGTCCAGGGCCAGCTCCAGGACGTCGTCGGCAGGCTGGTCCCACAGCTTCAGCCACGCGGCGGGCATCACCACCTCGCCCACGCGGATCCGCTGGCTCAGCCCGTCGATGAAGCCGCGGCTCCAGCGGCCTTCCCGTTCCGCCAGCCAGGAAGGGACGAGTTCCGGCAGCAGGTGGTCCTGGGCATCGATCCAGGGCTCCGGCAGGGGCAGCCCCGCCGCGTGGACCGCCGCCACCGCATCGGCCCAGGCCTCGCGCTCGTCCGCCTGCCGGTGGGCCTCGAAGGCCGGAAGCAGCGCCTCCAATCCCGGGAGAGACGCGGACACGCCCCGCGCCTCCAGCAGGACCGTCAGGTCCGGCAGGGGCGCCGCCTCGGCGCGGGAACGGAATCGATCGAAAAAGCCCATGTTCTCAGGTCCATCCAAACCACCCATTGTGACCTGCCGGGAGGATTTATGCTGGGGGATCTATGGAGCCCCTCGACGCCCTGGGCCGCCCTCTCCGGGCGCTGCGCCTGTCGGTCACCGACCGGTGCAACTTCCGCTGCCCCTACTGCATGCCCGAGGGCGCCTTCGGGCCCGGCCACCCCTTTCTCCCGCGGGAGGAATTGCTCAGCTTCGAGGAGATCGCCCGCCTGGCGCGGATCTTCGTGGGCCAGGGCGTCGCGCGGATCCGCCTCACCGGCGGCGAGCCCCTGCTGCGCCGGGACCTGCCGGTCCTCGTCGGGATGCTGGCGGCCCTGCCCGGGCTGGAGGACCTCGCCCTCACCACCAACGGCGTGCTGCTTCCCGACCTGGCCGCGGACCTGCGCGCCGCGGGCCTCCGCCGCGTGACCGTCAGCCTGGACACCCTGCGGCCCGACCGCTTCCGGCGCCTCAGCGGGTCGGACCTGCCCCTCGCTCGCGTGCTGGAAGGGCTGGAAGCCGCCCGGGCCGCGGGGTTCGGCCCCCTCAAGCTCAACTGCGTCCTCCAGCGGGGCGTGAACGACGACGAGATCCTCGACCTCGCCGCCTTCGCCCGGGCGGAGGGCCACCTCCTGCGCTTCATCGAGTTCATGGACGTGGGCACCACCAACGGCTGGCGGGCGGAGGACGTGGTGCCCGCCGCGGAAGCCCGCCGCGCCATCCACGCCCGCTGGCCTCTGGAACCCGTGGCTCCGCCCGCGGGCGCCGTGGCCCAGGAGTGGCGCTACCGCGATGGCCGGGGCGAGGTCGGCTTCATCGCCTCCGTCACCGCCCCCTTCTGCCGGGACTGCGACCGGGCCCGCCTATCCGCCGACGGCCGGCTGTACACCTGCCTCTTCGCGGCGGAAGGGCTCGACCTTCGGGCCTTCCTCCGCGCCGGCCGCAGCGACGCGGACCTTGCGGCCCTGGTCGCCTCCCGCTGGAAGCGCCGCGAGGACCGCTATTCGGAACGGCGCCACGCCGCGCCCCCGTCCCTCCCCAAAGTCGAAATGTCCCACATCGGCGGCTGACCCCGAGGCTCCCATGCGCCTTCCTTTCCTCCTCCCCCTTGCCCTGGCTCCGCTCCTCGCGGCGGCGCCTCCCGCAACCGTCGTCCACGGCGGCGCCGGGAGCCTCCGCGCCCTCATGGACGGCACGGACCGCGCCGCGGCGAAGGCCCTGGCGGCGCTGAAGGCCGGAAGCGGCGCCCTGGACGCGGCCCTGGCGGGCGTGGTGGTGATGGAGGACGATCCCCGCTTCAACGCCGGCACCGGCGCCAACATCCGCCTCGACGGGAAGACCATCCAGATGGACGCCGCATGCATGGACGGCGTGACGGGCGGCTTCGGGGCCGTGGCCGCCATCGAGCGCGTGAAGAACCCCGTCCTCGTGGCCCGCAAGGTCATGGACACGCCCCACATCCTTATCGTGGGCGAGGGCGCCACCCGGTTCGCGCGGGCCATGGGCTTCCCGGACTACGATCCCACCTGCGCCGAGAACACCGCCCGCTTCCGGAAGGTACAGCGCATCCTCCAGGGCGAGGATCCCGGCCGGCTCGCCGCATGGACGCGCTACGACTGGAAGAAGGCCTGGAACTTCCCCACGCCGCTGAAGGAGGCGCTCGGCCCGTCCGACACCGTGGGCTGCGTGGCCCGCGATGCCGCCGGGCGGTTCGCCGCGGCCATCAGCACCGGCGGCACCACCATCACCTTCTACGGCCGCGTGGGCGACGTGCCCATCTACGGCGCCGGGATCTACGCGGGTCCCAAAGGCGCCGTCGCCTGCACCGGCAACGGCGAGGACATCGTCAAGCGCCTCGTCGCCAAAACCGCCTACGACCTCCTGGCCAAGGGCCTGACCGCCCAGCAGGCCGTGGACCGCACCCTTCGCGCCTTCCCCGCGGACATCGACCTGGGCCTCGTCGCCGTCGGCTCCGCCACCACCGGCGGCGGCTGCAACTACTCCGCCGAGAAGAAGGCCTTCGTGACCCGCGATTACCGCGGCCAGATGGCGTGGAGCGCGGCGAAGTAGGCGGCCGGGAACGATCAAGGGAAAGCGATCTTAAAGCGGAGGAACGCGGAATCACCGAGAAAAACAGAGAAAGGCGCTCTCCGCTTTCATACCTTGGCAATGGGCCGCTGTTTTGCATTCAAAAGCGAAAGATCACCACCAAGCCGCCAAGAAAAGCAAAAAGAACTTCCTTGGCGCCCTTGGTGTCTTGGCGGTGAAAAAACCCTGGATCCTGACTTCCCAGAGATATCAAAGCGACACCACCGAGAAAAACAGAAAAGGCTTTTCTCCGCTTTTCTCAGTTCCTCCGTTTTCCTCCGCTTTTAGCCCTTGGCATTGAGAGAAGCGGTCAGGCGTCCGTCCGGGGATAGCTGCCCAGCACCTTCAGCGAGGCGCAGGCAGCGCGGAGATCGTCCAGAGCCTCGGCCAGCGACGGATCCTCCGCATGGCCCTCCACGTCGAGAAAGAAGGCGTATTCCCACAGGCGCCGCCGGGTGGGGCGGCTCTGGATGCGGCTGAGGTTGAGGCCGCGGCGGGCGAGCGGCTCCAGCAGGCGCAGGAGCGCGCCCGGTCCGTCCGGCGCCATGGCGAGGAGGGTCGTCCGGTCGCAGCCCGTGGGCTCCGCGGACCGCGGCCCCAGCACGAGGAACCGCGTGGCGTTGGCGGCCAGGTCCTGGATCCGCGCCTCCGCCACCTTGAGGCCGAACAGCTCCGCGGCCAGCTCGGACGCCACCGCCGCACCCTCGGCGTCCTCCCGCGCCAGCCGCGCCGCTTCGGACGTGGAGGGCGCCTCCACCCGATCGGCCTGGCTCAGATGGACCTCCAGCCAGCGGCGGCACTGTCCCAGCGCCTGCGGATGGGAATAGACGCGGCGGACGGCGGCCAGATCGAGGTCCGGCCGCAGGAGCAGGGCCTGGTCCACCGGCAGGAGAATCTCGGCGCAGATCCGCGACGGGCTGTCGAGAAACGCGTCGAGGGTGGAATCCACGGCCCCTTCCGTGGCGTTCTCCACGGGCACCACCCCGTAGTCGGCGCGCCCGCGGTCCACTGCTCCGAACACCGCTTCGATGGTCCCCTGCGGCAGCGCATGGCTGGAGCCGCCGAACTGATGGCGGGCGGCCAGATGGCTGAAACTGCCCTCCGGCCCGAGGAAAGCCACGCGGAGCGGCTTCTCCAGGCTGAGGCAGGCGCTCATGATTTCCTGGAATACCGTCCGCACCGCGGCGCCGGGAAACGGTCCTGGATTGGCGGCGCCCAGCCGCGCGAGCACGTCCCGCTCCCGCCGGGGCGCGTGGAACGGCGCTTCCGGAGCGGCCTGTGCCTTGAGACGCCCCACGTCGGCGGCCAGCGCCGCGCGATGGTTCAGCAGTTCCAGAACTTCGTCGTCCACGGCGTCGATGGCCCGGCGAAGGGCCTCCAGGGAAGTCGGGTCGGGTTGGGTCACGGGATCTCCCACAAAGAAAAACCCCCGAGCCATGCGGTCTCGGGGGCGGGAAGGAAGCGGTTCCGATTCTAGACGCCGCCCGTCCCCGCGCCCGAGGCGCGAAAGCGGAAAGCAAAAAAGCGGAAGGAAAGGGTCATCACAGTTCAGACACCTTGCCCCAAACAGCGCCCTCCGGCAAGGGCACGCGCCTCAGGGCTGTTTCCTCCCCGGTGGAGCCGACCGCGGCTGCCCGCCCTTCCGATTACCCAACCCCTTCGCCATCGCCGCCCGCGTATCGTCGTCCACCGTCCCCACCACCTGCGCCCCGCCGGACGGCGCCGGCGGAGCCTCCTCGGGAACCTCCTTCCCCGCCTCCGGCCGCCGCACCTGGATCGGCTTCGACTCCCGCACCCACCGTGCCTGCGTCGAGAGTGCCCACATCACCCCGCCCACAAGCGCCGCGAAGCCGAGGCAGACGAAGGCGATGTCACGACGGCGCATGGAAACTCCTTGAGCGAAGCAGAACGGCGGCAAGATTCAAGCCCCCATTACCTGAATTAAGACGCAAACAGACATCCCATGCCAATCGTATTTCCGCCTTTTCCACATAAAAACACCATTTAATAAACTTAGTTGTCTAGCGCGTTTTGGACGCTCATTGTCGCATTCGTCTCGCTAAAGTTGATCGGAATATCATTGATGGCAATTCAGGGAGGCCCCCATGCACCTTGAACTTGTATTTCCCCTCACCGGAGCGAGGGCAGTCCCTGTAGACCACGGACACGGACTGTACGGTGCGCTTAAACGAGTCATTCCCGCGCTGGAAGACCTCCCCGGACTCGGCATTCACTCTCTGCGCGGGCAACCTCTTCCTGGAGGCATGCTCCTGCTGGATGCGAAACAGGGCGGCCTCAGGCTCCGCCTGAACGCCGAGCATCTCCCCATGGTGATGCCCCTCGCCGGTCGATCCATTTCCGTATTGGGTGCTCCCCTCTGCCTCGGAAGCCCGAACCTTCACATGCTGACCCCCTCCAGGAACCTGTGGGCAAGGAGCGTCACGCTCCATTTCGCCACGATCGCTTGGGAGGAAGCCAGGACCCAGCTGGATCACCATCTGAAGCAAGGGTATCCCGCAGTGACATGGCAAATCCGAAAGCCGCGAACCATCCGGATTCATGGCAAGCAGATCCTGGGCTTCGAGGTAATGGCAACTGGAGTGAGTGAGGAGGATAGTTTGCGCCTTCAAGAGAATGGCTTTGGCGGAAGGCGCGCTTTCGGATGCGGGATCTTCGTTCGGGTGGGAGGAAAAAGCAATGCCTAGGCACCTTCTCGCAAAAAGTTGCGGGAAGGACCAGACCCCCATCCCGACGCTGGCATGGCATACCTGCCATGTCATGGAGGCAGCGGAACGCCTGTTGGCCAGGCGTGGCCAGGCGGCGCTGAGATCAACGGGACTTCCCAATGAGCACTTACCCCTTCTTGAACGCATCGTGCGCTTCGCGGCTTGGTGGCACGACATCGGGAAAGTCATGGAGCACTTCCAGAGGGGGGTGCATGGAGAGGAGTGGCATCAACCTTTCCGACACGAAGCCGTGAGCTGGTACCTCGCCACCGGGCCACTCAAGGACTTTCTGGCGGCCCATCTACCGGACGCCATCGAACGATGGATGGTGGCGGCATGTGCAGCGGGTCATCACAGGAAGTTTCACGATCAGGCCACCCCAGCCATCAGCGATGAAGCAGGACAGAGTCTTCTACACCTGGATCATCCCGACTTCCAGGAGTGGATGACGCTTGTCCCCGGAGGCGCGAAAACGGAGCTGCCAAGACTGGGTGCCATGACACTCCGTTCCAGCACGCTGAAAATGGCCATGACGGATGCCATCGAGACCCTTGAAGACGGAAGCCCCTCGCTTTCCCAATACCAGCAGCGCATCCTCGCCATCGCCAAAGCGCTGTTGATCGCCGCCGACATGGCCGGATCGGCCCTCCCCAAAGAGCAGAAAGACGCCGATTGGATTGCATCTGCCCTGGGCACCCGCGCGACCGAAGAAGACCGGTGGACCTTGCTTCGCAAGAAACTCAAAAGCCGCCCTCTCCGCCCTTTCCAGGAGGCCGCCGCCAGCAGTACGGCCCCATGGACCTTCCTCAAGGCTGGATGCGGGACAGGGAAGACGGCCGGGGCCTGCGCGTGGGGAGCCCGCCAACACGCCGGGCGCCAGCTTTGGCTTACCTACCCCACCACCGGCACGGCCACAGAAGGGTTCCGAGACTACGTACTGGAAGCCGACCTGGAAGGTGCCTTGGTCCACTCTCGGGCAGAACTGGATCTGGCCATTCTGGGAACCGGGGAAGAAGGCGAAGATGACCGCCAGCGGGCCCGGGAACTCGCCTTGCGAGGCTGGGCCGCGGATACCGTGGTCGCCACCGTGGATACGGTGCTGGGCCTCATGCAGAACCAGCGGGCCGGGCACTACGCCTATCCAGGAATCTGCGATGGCGCCTTGGTCTTTGACGAACTCCACGCCTACGACGACCGGCTTTTCGCCTGCCTGCTCCGTTTTCTCGAAGCGCATCCCGGTTTGCCATGCCTCTTCATGACGGCAAGCCTCCAGGCGGGCCGCCAGCAGGCCCTGGAATCTCTTTGCCAACGCCTTCACCAGAGAGGACTGGAGGTGATTCCAGGGCCCGAAGGACTGGAGACGCTTCCGCGCTACCACAGGCTCCAGGGTGATCCCTGGGAGGCAGCGACAACCAGCCTCAAAGCGGGCGGCAAAGTGCTCTGGGTTTCCAACACCGTCGCGCGCTGTCAGGCCGTCGCCGATCAGGCCGAAACCCGCATCTGGGGCCCTTTGCGCTACCACAGCCGCTACCGCTACCTGGATCGCCTCGACCGCCATCGGGACGTGGTGGAAGCCTTTTGCGCGCCGGGACCGGCCTTTGCTTCCACCACCCAAGTAGCAGAGATGAGCCTCGACCTGTCTGCGAGCCTCCTCGTGATGGACCGGGCCCCCGTCCCCGCCATGATCCAGCGCCTAGGACGGCTCAACCGCAGAGCCGAGCCTGGGGGTCCGACCTGTCCTTTCGTGATCGTTGAGCCGGAAGATGCTATGCCGTACACCGACCAGGAACTCCAGGAAGCCCGTGATTGGCTCGCCAGACTGGGAGATGGCCCCCTTTCCCAGCAAGACCTTCTCGATGACTGGCAACAGGACTCACGAAATCAAGGAGGAAACGCTTCCGCCTATTGGCTGGATGAAGACCTCTGGACGAGACCCGGCTCCATCCGTGAGCCCACTCCTGGCATGAGCGTCCTTCTCGAAGAAGACTGGCCCAAAGTCCAGCGTCGCGAATACCCCGCATCTGCCTGCCTCATCCCCATGCCACCCAAATCCCAACGAAGGGGCCTGCTCGAGCGAGGCCACCTCCTGATCGCCCCATCCACCCTCATCACCTACGACCCCCTGCGAGGTGCTGCATGGCAGTAGCAGGAACTGCTTCCAAACCGCAAAAGAAGTCCCAGGCAAAAAAGGGTGGAAGCGGCAGCCTGGACCTTCGGCTCCATGGTCCCGGCATGACCCCCATTCTCCGGGCAGGCCTGGGAGGGCTCGCCGCCAGCCTCCGGGCGATCCTGCGGGAACGATCGAGAGAAACCAAATGGGAGGAGGGCGTGGTGGTCCCCTTGGGGCCGGGGCAAGCCACCATCGAAGCGCATCGCGTTGTCATCTCCTGGCCCGAGGGCGGACTGGAGCCCACCTTGAAAGCTCTGTGGGAAGGTTCCTTTAGGATTTCCCACGGCGTCATCTATCTACCCGGCGCGCATTTGGAACCTTTCGATGGAACCAAAGTGGTACCTCTGCGCTTGCAGGAAGGGCTGAAACGAACCTTTCTCCAGCATGGGAAATCCACCGAAAAAGATGGTTCTCCCAAAGTGCTCAGCGTTGATCAAGGGGAAGGCCCCATTGCCTTGGGGTACCAGCCCTTTGCAAGCTATGCCCATGCCAAGGCAATAAAAGATATGCTTCAGGCACTCGCAAAGGGCACTTCGGTCGAGTTGGCAGGCTGGGCTTGCCCAGGTGCGGCCCAACGCCATGTCGCCTTCGGCGCCACCAGGGCAGCCTATGCGCCCCAGGAGGCTGTGGCGGCGCTTTTCAGCCTGGTGGGATGCATCAGCCTTCCAGAGGGCAATGGTGGCGGCTTCCTCATCATCCCCGAGCCCAACCATTTGATCTCGTTCGCCAAAAAGCTCCCACGCCTTCTCCCAGCATCCCCGACCGATACGGCCCCCGCCAGCCTTGGAGACGCGCTCTTGCTGGCGGAGATGTCGCTCCTGATGGAATCGATGGAGCAACCCTTCGTGGCCTCCCTCCACGGGACCTTGCTGGAGTCCATGGCCTGGGACAAGAAGCAGAAATATCGGGCTGCGTTGGTAACAGTCGGACAGTTCCAGAAAGATCGCATGGAACTCTTCCGAACTATTCGTTCTGAACTGAAGCCAAGGCTGATCTCAACCAAACAAGGGACCACCTGGATCAAACCAAGCCATCTTCGCGCCTTCGCGGCGGACAACCTCGCCCGGGGGAGGCCGTGGTACCAAGGATTTGCGATCCACACCATCACAGAGCAAAAGCAGACGCGCTTCCTCCACACCTACCGGAGTTCCGAGAAAAGCAATCTCGGGGCCCTTCAACATTCAGAAAGGCAAGGGTTGATCCGCATGACCGAACAACTTTCTGGTACCGAGCAGCGACTGGTGGCCGCCACTCACGAGGCCATTCGCAACCAGTTCGGAAAAATATCCCAGACCCAGAAGGCCCTTGGGGGCGATCTGAAAAAACGATTCCAAGACGAGCGCCAGCGTATTCGCGTGGCCTTCTCCAGCGCCAAGACCCAGGACCAGGTACGCTCGGCCTTCGCAGATCTCTGGAGCCGGTCGGGTTCCCTTCCGACGCTCCAGGCGCACTGGTCCGAAGTCATGGCCCTGGTTCATGGCCCCAAATGGGCACTGGCCCGGGATCTCGCTCTGGTGGCCCTTGCCAGCTACAAGGGACAACGCTCCGAAGAGGAAGAACACGCCGAAGACGCAACGGAAATTTCTGCCGAATAACCCCCACTTCAAGGAGATCATCATGGCCCTGCACATCCACGCTGCCCTGCTCACCCCCCACGGTGTTGCCGCCAACAACCGCGGACTCACCGAGGGCAACATCACGACGCTCCAAAAACTGGTCTGGGGCACGGGAAAGGTCCACAGCACCGTTTCTGCGGAATCCATCCGATTCGCCCTGCGGAGCCGTTTTCAGGAATCCGGAGAAAAGCTCAACCGAACCTATGATGATCCTAGCCGTAGCAATACCTGGTTGGATCCTGAATTCAAGGACT comes from the Geothrix sp. 21YS21S-4 genome and includes:
- the recA gene encoding recombinase RecA, coding for MAAAEQDDRLKALSRTVADIERAFGKGSIMKLGDRMAGAEGIEVISTGSIALDSALGVGGVPKGRVVEVYGPEASGKTTLALHMVAQAQKKGGLAAYIDAEHALDPEYAQKLGVDVANLFISQPDSGEQALEICDQLVRSGALDIIVVDSVAALVPKAEIDGEMGDSHVGLQARLMSQALRKMTGTINKTRSCVVFINQIRMKIGVMFGNPETTTGGNALKFYASVRLDVRSIQSIKGNTGDPLVAAKDEDSSVIGKKTKVKVVKNKVAPPLKIATFDIMYGEGISRTSELVELGTQLEIIQKSGSWYSYKDSRLGQGAENVKKLFNDNPELADEVEGLIRERLGMKPSAVEA
- a CDS encoding tetratricopeptide repeat-containing serine protease family protein, with amino-acid sequence MILPGPLPAVQEPPAIQAVTSQAACQASVVLVHSRLGGARVHQGSGVVVAPELVATNAHVVVGGGGITVHHNGGAWPATPVRLDPSLDLCLLAVPGLTAPPAVSAPDPEEPGQAVVAVGYPGGRATVTAGHLRGIWHYGKSLLLQSDAPTHPGSSGGGLFDLEGRLLGLTTLTFTTSPRLNFSVPWTSIDALQTTGEGARLEPGPALAVDLMERLATDPRNTPLWEAAARQWVSDRPDDAQAWLALGLALDQAVRGDGEKGASSTVSILKEAVAAYRRSLALHSEARAWNNLGGALDLLDRTDEAERAYGEALALAPRYALAWFNLGGTRLNARRFSEAAIALKEGLALRPDEGEAWGRLATCQRLQGQRETAVATYETALRYRPLAADLWLEFGMLLVELGRGNRIAEIRARLADLDPEAEVRLKGAWQRSLRAPGGTASAKRGR
- the moaA gene encoding GTP 3',8-cyclase MoaA; the encoded protein is MEPLDALGRPLRALRLSVTDRCNFRCPYCMPEGAFGPGHPFLPREELLSFEEIARLARIFVGQGVARIRLTGGEPLLRRDLPVLVGMLAALPGLEDLALTTNGVLLPDLAADLRAAGLRRVTVSLDTLRPDRFRRLSGSDLPLARVLEGLEAARAAGFGPLKLNCVLQRGVNDDEILDLAAFARAEGHLLRFIEFMDVGTTNGWRAEDVVPAAEARRAIHARWPLEPVAPPAGAVAQEWRYRDGRGEVGFIASVTAPFCRDCDRARLSADGRLYTCLFAAEGLDLRAFLRAGRSDADLAALVASRWKRREDRYSERRHAAPPSLPKVEMSHIGG
- a CDS encoding isoaspartyl peptidase/L-asparaginase, whose amino-acid sequence is MRLPFLLPLALAPLLAAAPPATVVHGGAGSLRALMDGTDRAAAKALAALKAGSGALDAALAGVVVMEDDPRFNAGTGANIRLDGKTIQMDAACMDGVTGGFGAVAAIERVKNPVLVARKVMDTPHILIVGEGATRFARAMGFPDYDPTCAENTARFRKVQRILQGEDPGRLAAWTRYDWKKAWNFPTPLKEALGPSDTVGCVARDAAGRFAAAISTGGTTITFYGRVGDVPIYGAGIYAGPKGAVACTGNGEDIVKRLVAKTAYDLLAKGLTAQQAVDRTLRAFPADIDLGLVAVGSATTGGGCNYSAEKKAFVTRDYRGQMAWSAAK
- the pheA gene encoding prephenate dehydratase, which gives rise to MTQPDPTSLEALRRAIDAVDDEVLELLNHRAALAADVGRLKAQAAPEAPFHAPRRERDVLARLGAANPGPFPGAAVRTVFQEIMSACLSLEKPLRVAFLGPEGSFSHLAARHQFGGSSHALPQGTIEAVFGAVDRGRADYGVVPVENATEGAVDSTLDAFLDSPSRICAEILLPVDQALLLRPDLDLAAVRRVYSHPQALGQCRRWLEVHLSQADRVEAPSTSEAARLAREDAEGAAVASELAAELFGLKVAEARIQDLAANATRFLVLGPRSAEPTGCDRTTLLAMAPDGPGALLRLLEPLARRGLNLSRIQSRPTRRRLWEYAFFLDVEGHAEDPSLAEALDDLRAACASLKVLGSYPRTDA
- the cas6 gene encoding type I-MYXAN CRISPR-associated protein Cas6/Cmx6 — protein: MHLELVFPLTGARAVPVDHGHGLYGALKRVIPALEDLPGLGIHSLRGQPLPGGMLLLDAKQGGLRLRLNAEHLPMVMPLAGRSISVLGAPLCLGSPNLHMLTPSRNLWARSVTLHFATIAWEEARTQLDHHLKQGYPAVTWQIRKPRTIRIHGKQILGFEVMATGVSEEDSLRLQENGFGGRRAFGCGIFVRVGGKSNA
- a CDS encoding CRISPR-associated endonuclease Cas3''; amino-acid sequence: MPRHLLAKSCGKDQTPIPTLAWHTCHVMEAAERLLARRGQAALRSTGLPNEHLPLLERIVRFAAWWHDIGKVMEHFQRGVHGEEWHQPFRHEAVSWYLATGPLKDFLAAHLPDAIERWMVAACAAGHHRKFHDQATPAISDEAGQSLLHLDHPDFQEWMTLVPGGAKTELPRLGAMTLRSSTLKMAMTDAIETLEDGSPSLSQYQQRILAIAKALLIAADMAGSALPKEQKDADWIASALGTRATEEDRWTLLRKKLKSRPLRPFQEAAASSTAPWTFLKAGCGTGKTAGACAWGARQHAGRQLWLTYPTTGTATEGFRDYVLEADLEGALVHSRAELDLAILGTGEEGEDDRQRARELALRGWAADTVVATVDTVLGLMQNQRAGHYAYPGICDGALVFDELHAYDDRLFACLLRFLEAHPGLPCLFMTASLQAGRQQALESLCQRLHQRGLEVIPGPEGLETLPRYHRLQGDPWEAATTSLKAGGKVLWVSNTVARCQAVADQAETRIWGPLRYHSRYRYLDRLDRHRDVVEAFCAPGPAFASTTQVAEMSLDLSASLLVMDRAPVPAMIQRLGRLNRRAEPGGPTCPFVIVEPEDAMPYTDQELQEARDWLARLGDGPLSQQDLLDDWQQDSRNQGGNASAYWLDEDLWTRPGSIREPTPGMSVLLEEDWPKVQRREYPASACLIPMPPKSQRRGLLERGHLLIAPSTLITYDPLRGAAWQ
- the cas8a1 gene encoding type I-MYXAN CRISPR-associated Cas8a1/Cmx1, which gives rise to MAVAGTASKPQKKSQAKKGGSGSLDLRLHGPGMTPILRAGLGGLAASLRAILRERSRETKWEEGVVVPLGPGQATIEAHRVVISWPEGGLEPTLKALWEGSFRISHGVIYLPGAHLEPFDGTKVVPLRLQEGLKRTFLQHGKSTEKDGSPKVLSVDQGEGPIALGYQPFASYAHAKAIKDMLQALAKGTSVELAGWACPGAAQRHVAFGATRAAYAPQEAVAALFSLVGCISLPEGNGGGFLIIPEPNHLISFAKKLPRLLPASPTDTAPASLGDALLLAEMSLLMESMEQPFVASLHGTLLESMAWDKKQKYRAALVTVGQFQKDRMELFRTIRSELKPRLISTKQGTTWIKPSHLRAFAADNLARGRPWYQGFAIHTITEQKQTRFLHTYRSSEKSNLGALQHSERQGLIRMTEQLSGTEQRLVAATHEAIRNQFGKISQTQKALGGDLKKRFQDERQRIRVAFSSAKTQDQVRSAFADLWSRSGSLPTLQAHWSEVMALVHGPKWALARDLALVALASYKGQRSEEEEHAEDATEISAE